A genomic region of Clarias gariepinus isolate MV-2021 ecotype Netherlands chromosome 23, CGAR_prim_01v2, whole genome shotgun sequence contains the following coding sequences:
- the LOC128511068 gene encoding probable transmembrane reductase CYB561D1: MRPEVEYSPVGEGLGMREYWLYACMRKIALVAAHCVALGFTALIGVLSRPGTSLFSWHPLCMSLGFCVCMTQGILLFSSEGSPCCFKSRNGKIRMHWFLQVLVLVFAAAGLGFMVASKKRMGHPHLQTWHSLLGIGTLLATVLQAACGVCLLFPKLIQSVSVPRLRLYHATCGLVAYLLATVTVTAALFSDWFEGTVKGPIWYAFLLLPPFPALVVMNQITNTFLPKKKLTT; the protein is encoded by the exons ATGCGGCCGGAAGTGGAGTACAGTCCGGTCGGTGAGGGGCTCGGGATGCGGGAGTACTGGCTGTACGCGTGCATGCGCAAAATCGCTCTCGTGGCCGCGCATTGTGTCGCTCTGGGCTTCACCGCGCTGATCGGCGTCCTGTCCCGCCCGGGAACAA GTCTCTTCTCTTGGCACCCGCTCTGCATGTCACTCGGG TTCTGTGTGTGCATGACGCAGGGGATCCTGCTCTTCTCGTCCGAGGGTTCTCCGTGCTGCTTCAAATCCCGTAACGGGAAGATCCGCATGCACTGGTTCCTACAGGTGCTGGTGCTGGTTTTCGCAGCCGCCGGCCTCGGCTTCATGGTTGCCAGTAAGAAGAGAATGGGACACCCGCACCTTCAGACGTGGCACAGCCTACTGGGCATCGGGACGCTGTTGGCAACGGTGCTGCAGGCAGCCTGCGGTGTGTGTCTGCTCTTCCCTAAGCTTATCCAGTCGGTTTCCGTGCCCCGGCTGCGACTCTACCACGCAACCTGCGGCCTGGTGGCCTACCTGCTGGCCACCGTCACCGTCACCGCTGCGTTATTCAGCGACTGGTTCGAGGGCACCGTCAAGGGGCCGATTTGGTACGCCTTCCTACTCCTGCCTCCCTTCCCGGCCCTGGTGGTGATGAACCAAATCACGAACACCTTCCTGCCTAAGAAGAAGCTAACGACGTGA